The proteins below are encoded in one region of Naumovozyma castellii chromosome 6, complete genome:
- the CUR1 gene encoding Cur1p (ancestral locus Anc_3.506), translated as MLSYLSSPATFATLPVFQNNFLPDNLDEPQMKRRKGNQHQTFIPRRKSKRQADPSKELKYSVAKTNSGYILSILKSVPKRILSREIHKQLLELREQYYRPVYQIVEDFAGNQLYMEETPDEDALLESVLPHLNMSLIRKRITRELFQDYELELNHRGDEINVRSARDNISKDFELDAVFDDAKLLGFNMIENNEFAVMKIELLERSKSVRNIEVQFDSARSFAKTQASYVSMIQHTPLLEEIPDEEVERYQTLLAADDPSSTSIINDI; from the coding sequence atgCTATCTTATTTATCCAGTCCGGCTACGTTTGCCACTTTGCCCGTTTTCCAGAACAATTTTTTGCCAGATAACCTAGATGAGCCacagatgaagaggaggaaggGAAACCAACATCAGACGTTTATTCCTAGACGTAAGAGCAAGAGACAGGCAGATCCTTCAAAAGAGTTGAAATATTCTGTAGCGAAGACGAATTCTGGTTACATATTGAGCATTCTCAAAAGCGTACCCAAACGCATTCTCTCCAGAGAAATACATAAACAATTACTTGAATTAAGGGAACAGTATTATCGTCCAGTGTACCAAATCGTCGAGGATTTTGCCGGAAATCAACTGTATATGGAGGAAACACCAGATGAAGATGCGCTACTGGAAAGTGTGCTACCCCATTTGAATATGTCATTAATTAGAAAACGAATTACAAGGGAACTTTTCCAAGATTACGAACTTGAATTGAACCACAGAGGAGATGAAATAAACGTGAGAAGTGCACGCGATAATATCTCtaaagattttgaattggatGCAGTTTTTGATGATGCGAAATTGTTAGGATTCAACATGATCGAAAATAACGAGTTTGCCGTTATGAAAATTGAGTTGTTGGAAAGAAGCAAGTCGGTGAGGAATATTGAAGTACAATTCGACAGTGCGCGCTCGTTTGCAAAGACTCAGGCTTCATATGTAAGCATGATACAGCACACTCCACTACTGGAGGAAATACCcgatgaagaagtggaGCGATATCAAACTCTGCTCGCTGCGGACGACCCCAGTAGCACCTCTATAATTAACGATATATGA
- the PIN3 gene encoding Pin3p (ancestral locus Anc_3.501) translates to MSASSINRSLATIRTELDFLKESNVISQETFDQITSTLPVKYDPDASRAPSIHSSNNNQPQDQGNEFVEAIYPFEPQQQGDLALKPGDKIEVIEKPSPEWFKGRCNGQTGMFPSNYVKPAFSGSSGSVNKVARPNGPPQYQNSLQTQNSHTPSFQQPAPFPPALTNYYQQQQPQFIQTPQQQQPQQVQQQPVQQQQPQQQEQHHSHHGLKKFGSKLGNAAIFGAGATIGSDIVNSIF, encoded by the coding sequence ATGTCCGCATCATCCATCAACCGTTCATTAGCCACTATTAGAACCGAACTGGACTTCTTGAAAGAATCAAACGTGATCTCCCAGGAAACGTTCGACCAGATCACTAGCACGTTACCTGTCAAATACGATCCAGATGCATCAAGAGCCCCATCCATTcacagcagcaacaacaaccaacCACAAGATCAAGGTAACGAATTTGTAGAGGCAATCTATCCATTTGAACCCCAACAACAGGGAGATTTGGCCTTGAAGCCTGGTGATAAGATTGAAGTCATAGAGAAACCATCACCAGAATGGTTCAAAGGTCGTTGCAATGGTCAAACAGGGATGTTCCCTTCAAATTACGTGAAACCAGCATTTTCTGGCTCATCTGGTTCTGTTAATAAAGTGGCACGTCCTAATGGCCCACCACAATACCAAAACTCTTTGCAAACACAGAATAGTCACACACCATCTTTCCAACAACCTGCTCCCTTCCCACCCGCATTAACAAACTACTaccaacagcaacagcCACAATTTATCCAAACCccacaacaacagcaaccTCAACAAGTTCAACAGCAACCAGTccaacaacagcaaccTCAACAGCAAGAACAACATCATAGTCACCATGGATTGAAGAAGTTCGGCAGTAAACTAGGTAACGCCGCCATTTTTGGTGCAGGTGCAACTATAGGGTCCGACATAGTTAATAgcatattttaa
- the SUE1 gene encoding Sue1p (ancestral locus Anc_3.496) — MNECMDEHTGSISQPAISNMIRIATPQNIAVLPATRIRLFSTINSLLREQQQKTTASKNKTKTRNYYSYHYHPSKRVPASQNQASAAAPEASSSTTAQTTSAPATSTTPAFKYSNNIFRKLPKVPMTRYLETKQLSKEILFAGYKPIMYPVRENPLFKLKIKQEDAKRENGNEKRALGSSVSHKYKGIWSTSILGLQDYPEWNNVPWNNIKNLKPFDEELASITIKKNKK, encoded by the coding sequence atgaatgaatgcATGGATGAACACACCGGGTCAATCAGTCAACCAGCAATCTCAAACATGATCAGAATAGCAACACCGCAGAACATCGCAGTCCTCCCCGCAACAAGAATAAGACTATTCTCCACCATCAACAGCCTCCTCAgggaacaacaacaaaagaCAACCGCCTCCAAGAACAAGACAAAGACAAGAAACTACTATAGCTACCACTACCATCCATCCAAACGCGTGCCGGCCTCCCAAAACCAGGCCTCCGCCGCGGCACCCGAGGCGTCGTCCTCTACTACTGCACAAACAACGAGTGCACCCGCGACATCCACCACGCCCGCTTTCAAATActcaaataatattttcaggAAACTACCAAAGGTACCCATGACAAGGTATCTGGAAACGAAACAACTGTCCAAAGAGATTTTGTTCGCAGGGTACAAACCCATTATGTACCCTGTTCGTGAAAACCCACTGTTtaaattgaagattaaACAAGAAGATGCCAAGAGAGAAAACGGGAACGAAAAGAGAGCCTTGGGTTCATCCGTATCACATAAATATAAGGGTATTTGGTCTACTTCTATCCTCGGGTTACAAGATTATCCCGAATGGAATAACGTCCCCTGGAATAAcattaaaaatttgaaaccGTTCGATGAGGAATTAGCATCAATAACAATcaaaaagaacaaaaaataG
- the NCA2 gene encoding Nca2p (ancestral locus Anc_3.502) produces MIFDGKILDSLKSIDLSLQTIFQAAPLNIKEDTEKDKLLVVQKQLQRIREIVLPITKKIQQDSQLKKTTILKINYDEIITILKQLPFADGKSTLSDSITDKIYSYIMVLYFYTIVNESLIRLSNGYETQRYYNNVKNSLSSTLLYGLQTTPQRGFQFVRRIFPMLREKGKNLEDLMDDLRPGLNRLFMIKQYQFVGLVPNYKVFFQLPQSIINQDITNHIDDSGVLLKAWTTKFGELVTNIEPNPNATIERKMAPFKKFFQFVSSPSDVHNDMIQLAQLTKEYQTEMHPLAQLRKPNRLTRYWPTMLLTLLYGPSSIMLLWNSRMDILRFVKENLFEFMEGLVINWCWVPMKNIWATVKHDDSSSIAVMSHGTLDSDMNSLTRMIVSFVLENSSSSSTVDNQLLVQQVEHGDLTQFMEIYENQLHHPMKNIISGGLVRSLLIQLQKTKVDGSLALNGIDKMLKSQQLVFSVVAMSPAVLIIYVLGSSAWKLIKLGTLWSRLSQCKDALSISMNNVERILNYFDKEECYTVNIDYHSEILLNQGLLSMEISNMQNLGRLIVPGSRRNEWNRDVEELMDMSLGKNGRLNVITRIHNVYDKYIL; encoded by the coding sequence ATGATATTTGATGGCAAAATCTTAGATTCCCTCAAATCTATTGATTTAAGTTTACAAACAATATTTCAGGCAGCTCCCCTTAATATCAAAGAAGATACGGAAAAAGATAAATTACTAGTGGTTCAAAAACAACTACAGAGGATTAGAGAGATTGTTTTACCGATTACTAAGAAGATACAACAGGActctcaattgaaaaaaactacaatattgaaaataaattatgatgaaattattacaatattgaaacaattacCATTTGCAGATGGAAAATCAACCCTCTCCGATTCAATTACTGACAAGATTTACAGTTATATCATGGTGCTCTACTTCTACACGATTGTTAATGAGTCGTTAATAAGATTGTCTAATGGATATGAGACACAACGATACTACAATAACGTCAAGAACTCACTTAGCAGCACACTACTGTACGGGTTACAGACCACTCCTCAAAGGGGGTTCCAATTTGTTAGACGGATTTTCCCCATGCTAAGAGAAAAGGGTAAAAACTTGGAAGATCTCATGGATGATTTAAGACCTGGGCTAAATCGGTTATTTATGATTAAACAGTATCAATTTGTTGGATTGGTACCAAATTATAAAGTTTTTTTCCAGTTACCTCaatccattattaatcaaGATATAACTAACCATATTGATGATTCAGGTGTTTTATTAAAGGCGTGGACAACTAAGTTTGGAGAACTTGttacaaatattgaacCAAACCCGAACGCAACTATAGAGCGTAAAATGGCACCCTTTAAAAagtttttccaatttgttTCGTCACCAAGTGATGTCCACAATGATATGATCCAATTAGCTCAATTGACAAAAGAATACCAAACAGAAATGCACCCCTTGGCGCAGTTACGAAAACCAAACCGATTAACAAGATATTGGCCCACTATGTTATTAACATTATTATATGGACCCAGTTCAATTATGCTATTATGGAATTCCCGAATGGATATACTGAGATTTGTGAAGGAAAACCTTTTTGAATTCATGGAAGGGTTAGTAATAAATTGGTGTTGGGTACCCATGAAAAACATTTGGGCTACTGTGAAGCATGATGACTCCAGTTCTATTGCTGTGATGTCCCATGGAACTTTAGATTCAGATATGAATTCCCTCACAAGAATGATTGTCAGCTTTGTCCTTGAGAattcctcctcctcctccacAGTGGATAATCAGCTATTGGTTCAACAAGTGGAGCATGGAGACTTGACGCAATTTATGGAAATCTATGAGAATCAATTACATCACccaatgaagaatattatcaGTGGTGGACTAGTCCGATCCTTGCTGATTCAATTACAAAAGACTAAAGTGGATGGGTCATTGGCATTGAATGGTATTGATAAGATGCTGAAATCGCAACAATTGGTGTTTAGTGTGGTGGCGATGTCACCTGCAGTATTAATCATCTATGTATTGGGATCTAGTGCCTGGAAGTTAATTAAATTGGGCACCCTTTGGTCGAGATTGAGTCAATGCAAAGACGCTCTGAGTATTAGTATGAATAATGTGGAAAggatattaaattattttgataaagaGGAATGTTACACCGTTAATATCGATTATCATAgtgaaattttattaaatcaagGATTGCTATCCATGGAGATTTCCAATATGCAAAATCTGGGTAGATTGATTGTTCCTGGATCCAGACGAAATGAATGGAATAGGGATGTGGAAGAATTAATGGATATGTCACTTGGTAAGAATGGTAGACTAAATGTGATAACGAGAATTCATAATGTGTATGACAAATACATTTTATGA
- the TDA6 gene encoding Tda6p (ancestral locus Anc_3.505) has translation MISYKLLKLQLLLILLLLQWTTARGNSHNKRSLPLLDPEKVTNETKSLPNRSTIPNYILDNCPMVHLNSEEKYYPIDIVEFIKHFKLTDAHNNTIRENLTIQDLKPIYVTRFPNGTKQYIPSSETFLTCLDDFTKDPSWIFGNKPSFDTGYIKNSPSLLIVVDKGNGWVDAFWFYFYAFNQGPFVMSSGPWGSHLGDWEHTLVRFHNGVPKYVRLSAHSGGDAYRFTSLEKLDTMGGVERRVIFSAYGTHANYASSGQFSHDLPSELFFMPLSDFTDRGRIWDPLLNFYAYRFDGVSFWPQGEREKELGVEWLYWMGRWGDEQLPLTDPRQTWFPIVQWKYVVGPKGPLFKQLDRLTICGNNKSKFRGGCFIRKLIKRGSGFEATEVENTGDGCGVLLYKIRPKWLRSIFRFFLWRGIVCYLMDYYTG, from the coding sequence ATGATATCTtacaaattattaaaattacaattattaCTAATACTATTACTACTGCAATGGACTACAGCTAGGGGAAATAGTCACAACAAGAGGTCTTTGCCTCTATTAGACCCAGAAAAGGTTACTAACGAAACGAAAAGTCTACCGAATAGAAGCACCATACCCAACTACATACTGGACAACTGTCCGATGGTGCACCTTAATAGTGAGGAAAAATATTACCCAATTGATATAGTAGAGTTTATCAAACATTTTAAGTTGACAGACGCACACAATAACACAATAAGGGAGAATCTGACCATACAAGACTTGAAACCCATATATGTCACTCGGTTTCCTAATGGTACaaaacaatatattccCAGTTCAGAGACATTCCTCACATGTCTGGATGATTTTACGAAGGATCCTTCCTGGATCTTTGGTAACAAACCAAGCTTCGACACCGGATACATTAAAAATTCACCATCACTATTAATAGTCGTGGATAAAGGTAATGGATGGGTCGATGCCTTTTGGTTTTACTTCTACGCATTTAATCAAGGTCCATTTGTCATGTCAAGTGGTCCCTGGGGGTCTCATTTAGGAGATTGGGAACACACATTGGTAAGATTCCACAATGGAGTGCCCAAATATGTCAGGTTAAGTGCACATAGTGGTGGTGATGCTTACCGTTTTACCAGTTTAGAAAAACTAGATACCATGGGTGGAGTGGAAAGACGTGTCATCTTCAGTGCATATGGTACACATGCCAATTATGCCTCATCAGGTCAATTCTCTCATGATTTACCatctgaattatttttcatgCCCTTAAGTGATTTCACTGATAGAGGTAGGATTTGGGATCCacttttgaatttttacGCTTATAGGTTCGATGGAGTTTCATTTTGGCCCCAAGgtgaaagagaaaaggaATTGGGCGTGGAATGGTTATATTGGATGGGTCGTTGGGGTGATGAACAATTACCATTGACGGACCCAAGGCAAACTTGGTTTCCTATTGTTCAATGGAAATACGTGGTGGGACCTAAGGGGCCCCTCTTTAAACAATTGGATAGGTTGACCATATGtggtaataataaatcaaagtTTAGAGGTGGATGctttattagaaaattaattaagAGAGGTAGTGGGTTTGAAGCTACTGAAGTGGAAAACACAGGTGATGGATGTGGGGTACTATTATATAAGATTAGACCCAAATGGCTAAGAAGCATCTTTagattttttctttggagAGGAATCGTATGCTACTTAATGGATTATTACACGGGGTGA
- the MAY24 gene encoding May24p (ancestral locus Anc_3.500) codes for MRSFITNNDIPIGYITPKFPSLYWPINNKKYDITFLYNISDIWKFTLYWTLIFNAAFYGAAGLLASFSHRRTGGGIWIMVIYLTFAGVQGLAMGTIMGFLIGAIYGAGLFAMSTWIPLCCAVAQILFDVIMAYSSVSGIL; via the coding sequence ATGAGATCATTCATCACAAACAATGACATCCCCATAGGTTACATAACGCCGAAATTCCCCTCCCTCTACTGGCCcataaacaacaaaaaataCGACATAACATTCCTTTACAACATATCAGACATATGGAAATTCACCCTCTACTGGACACTAATATTCAACGCAGCATTCTACGGAGCCGCAGGACTCCTAGCAAGTTTCTCCCATAGGAGGACAGGCGGAGGCATCTGGATCATGGTCATTTACTTGACCTTTGCTGGAGTGCAAGGTCTGGCGATGGGTACTATAATGGGGTTTCTCATTGGTGCCATTTATGGAGCAGGATTGTTCGCTATGTCAACGTGGATACCCCTGTGTTGTGCCGTCGCACAAATTTTGTTCGATGTCATTATGGCTTATTCATCGGTGTCAGGGATACTGTGA
- the NCE102 gene encoding Nce102p (ancestral locus Anc_3.493) — protein sequence MLSKVDNTLRFFNGIFLVLAIAFISTLLSTQNHGSSRVNYCMFAAAFGLLTDSFFGMAANLIDFLSSWPIILFVFDFLNFVFTFTAGTVLAVGIRCHSCNNRRYLESNKIIQGSGIRCRVSQAAVAFFYFAAFVFLAKMIMSAISMASNGAFGSGSFMSRRKRRSGAGVGGTTGGGVPTISEV from the coding sequence ATGCTCTCGAAAGTGGATAACACTCTCCGTTTCTTTAATGGTATTTTTTTAGTGTTGGCAATTGCCTTCATTTCCACATTACTAAGCACTCAAAATCATGGTAGTTCTCGTGTGAATTACTGTATGTTTGCCGCTGCGTTTGGTCTATTGACTGATTCATTTTTCGGTATGGCAGCCAATCTAAttgattttctttcctCCTGGCCCATCATTTTGTTTGTCTTTGACTTTTTAAATTTCGTCTTCACATTCACCGCAGGGACCGTGCTTGCCGTGGGTATCAGATGTCATTCATGCAATAACAGAAGATATTTGGAAAGTAACAAGATCATTCAGGGATCAGGGATCAGATGCAGGGTGTCACAAGCCGCAGTGGCCTTCTTCTATTTCGCTGCCTTTGTATTCCTTGCAAAGATGATCATGTCTGCCATAAGTATGGCTTCCAATGGTGCGTTTGGTTCGGGATCGTTCATGTCTAGGAGAAAGAGGAGAAGTGGTGCTGGTGTGGGTGGTACTACGGGTGGTGGTGTTCCAACTATTTCAGAAGTTTAG
- the URN1 gene encoding Urn1p (ancestral locus Anc_3.498) translates to MNRGKLWREYKAPNGRKYYYNVKTKETTWTKPVEEEKPEPGDNKEVKFAFELFDGWYLLIRGDGGKLFYDSVNEKSYLETRTKKMGENNEKIIELMDKEKIILLIGMTRGFRDDRYHIKGVYDDIAQDINFLKQEILNDAMELERLNAEAEEEESEKEEALPQEEQDDHTVELLNNLEEEEEEQDVKDRLFHLFESFNLDVYSTWSLQSRKISNQADYFLVHDDTQREEMFEDWCAMKVAQLPEDESEAEDDDYEPTKYHYLSEIMYQLRDEINADTVADDILRGHRPLFKQYHIKQFIPDRRELRAVVSRLLFYYKRFTARERRAVFHDYVSQRYGLLPGEDVDNDDAGSLSGEQMETRILQWERDRQTEGNSSWDPTALEYYVVGLREKYIGLRLKPPATAAELQLRTDSH, encoded by the coding sequence ATGAATCGAGGTAAACTGTGGAGGGAGTATAAGGCTCCCAATGGACgtaaatattattataacGTCAAGACTAAAGAGACTACATGGACTAAACCCGTTGAGGAGGAAAAACCAGAACCCGGTGATAATAAAGAGGTGAAATTTGCATTTGAATTGTTTGATGGATGGTATTTGTTGATTCGGGGTGATGGAGGTAAATTGTTTTATGATTCCGTTAATGAAAAGAGTTATTTGGAGACGAGgacgaagaagatgggAGAGAATAATGagaaaataattgaattgatggataaagaaaagataaTCCTGCTTATTGGGATGACGAGAGGGTTCCGAGATGATCGGTATCATATTAAGGGCGTATATGATGATATTGCCCAGGatataaattttttaaagcAAGAGATTTTGAATGATGCGATGGAACTAGAGCGATTGAATGCGGAAGcggaagaggaagaatcggagaaagaagaagcacTACCACAAGAAGAACAGGATGATCACACCGTTGAGTTACTGAATAATctggaagaagaagaagaagaacaagatgtCAAAGACCGATTATTCCATCTGTTTGAATCATTCAATCTAGACGTATACTCCACCTGGTCATTGCAAAGCCGCAAGATATCTAATCAGGCTGACTACTTTCTTGTCCATGACGACACTCAGCGGGAAGAGATGTTTGAAGATTGGTGTGCGATGAAAGTGGCGCAATTGCCAGAAGACGAGTCAGAAGCAGAGGACGATGACTACGAGCCGACCAAGTACCACTATCTATCGGAGATAATGTACCAACTACGCGATGAGATCAACGCAGACACCGTGGCGGACGACATCCTCAGGGGACATCGCCCACTGTTCAAACAGTACCACATCAAGCAGTTCATACCGGACAGGCGAGAGTTGCGTGCCGTGGTGTCCCGGCTGCTGTTCTACTACAAACGCTTCACCGCACGGGAGAGAAGGGCCGTGTTCCACGACTACGTATCGCAACGGTATGGACTGTTGCCAGGCGAGGACGTTGACAACGACGATGCGGGCAGCTTAAGCGGTGAGCAGATGGAGACGCGCATTCTGCAGTGGGAAAGGGACAGACAGACAGAGGGAAACTCAAGCTGGGATCCGACAGCGTTGGAGTATTACGTCGTTGGCCTCAGAGAGAAATATATCGGACTGCGCCTGAAACCACCAGCAACGGCAGCGGAATTACAACTCCGGACGGACTCCCACTAG
- the TPO3 gene encoding spermine transporter (ancestral locus Anc_3.503) has protein sequence MNEQQSIKSFDSSSSSIGDESQAPEQYVPKEYTADGEANSRGNQLNLTRTETAKTLQDMGMTSEAPLPDINAPQGSKKPAIFPEEYTMETPTGLVPVVTLQSIGRNSSAISRTRTRQIEGSNFENEEGEGESPSSQSFLHKLRTTQTQHSVSTQTGEDEPDNHLDPEIEFVTFVTNDPANPHNWPLWIRWTYTILLSTLVICVAYGSACVTGGFGTIEKKFHVSLEAAILSCSLMVIGFSVGPLLWSPVSDLYGRRVAYFFSMGLYVIFNIPCAIAPNLGCLLACRFLCGVWSSSGLCLVGGSIADMFPSETRGKAIAFFAYSPYCGPVFGPLVNGFISVSTGRMDLIFWVNMAFAGVMWIISSAIPETYAPVILKRRAAKLRKETGNPKIMTEQEAQGITFNEMMSACVIRPLKFSITEPVLFMTCFYVCLIYSLLYAFFFAYPVIFGELYGYKDNMIGLMFIPILIGASFAVLTTFWCESQYLKLVKTRKPTPEDRLLGAKIGAPFAAIALWMLGATTYNHRMWLAPASSGMPFGFGMVLIYYSLNNYIIDCYVQYASSALATKVFLRSAGGAAFPLFTTQMYHKLGLHWASWLLAFICTAMIALPFAFSYYGKELRHKLSKFDYSIDAIED, from the coding sequence ATGAATGAACAACAATCAATCAAGTCATTCGATAGTAGCAGCTCGTCCATAGGTGACGAGAGTCAAGCACCGGAACAATACGTCCCCAAGGAGTATACTGCTGATGGAGAGGCAAATTCTAGGGGTAACCAATTAAATCTAACGAGAACAGAAACGGCAAAGACATTACAAGACATGGGGATGACCTCAGAAGCTCCCCTTCCAGATATTAATGCACCCCAAGGTTCTAAGAAGCCTGCCATCTTCCCAGAAGAATATACAATGGAAACTCCAACAGGGTTGGTCCCAGTCGTAACGTTACAATCCATTGGTAGGAATTCAAGTGCCATCTCGCGtacaagaacaagacaAATTGAAGGAtctaattttgaaaatgaagaaggtgaagGCGAATCACCTTCTTCGCAAAGTTTCCTACATAAATTAAGAACCACACAAACACAACATTCTGTTTCGACACAGACCGGAGAAGACGAACCAGATAATCATCTGGATccagaaattgaattcGTTACTTTTGTCACAAACGATCCAGCAAACCCACATAATTGGCCCCTTTGGATTCGTTGGACATATACTATCTTACTTTCCACTCTGGTCATTTGTGTCGCTTACGGGTCTGCTTGTGTCACTGGTGGTTTTGGTACAATCGAAAAGAAGTTTCATGTATCATTAGAAGCTGCCATTTTATCATGTTCTTTAATGGTGATTGGGTTTTCCGTGGGACCTTTACTTTGGTCCCCCGTTAGTGATCTTTATGGGAGAAGAGTtgcatattttttttccatgGGCCTTTAtgtcattttcaatattccaTGTGCTATAGCTCCAAATTTAGGGTGTTTACTAGCATGCAGATTTTTATGCGGTGTTTGGTCCTCTTCGGGACTTTGTCTAGTCGGTGGGTCTATCGCTGATATGTTTCCTAGTGAAACAAGAGGTAAGGCTATTGCTTTCTTTGCATATTCCCCTTACTGTGGTCCTGTTTTTGGTCCATTGGTCAATGGGTTTATTAGTGTTTCTACAGGGAGAATGGATTTAATCTTTTGGGTTAATATGGCTTTTGCCGGTGTCATGTGGATAATCTCCTCTGCAATTCCAGAAACTTATGCCCCAGTGATCTTAAAACGTCGTGCTGCTAAATTGAGAAAGGAAACTGGTAATCCTAAGATTATGACTGAACAAGAAGCCCAGGGGATCACTTTTAATGAAATGATGAGTGCATGTGTCATCAGACcattaaaattttcaattacCGAACCAGTTCTATTCATGACATGTTTCTACGTCTGTTTAATTTACTCTCTATTATACGCTTTCTTCTTCGCATACCCTGTCATTTTTGGTGAATTGTACGGTTATAAAGATAATATGATTGGATTAATGTTTATTCCTATTTTAATTGGTGCCTCTTTTGCGGTGTTAACCACTTTTTGGTGTGAAAGTCAATATCTAAAATTAGTTAAAACACGTAAACCAACTCCAGAAGATCGTCTTTTAGGTGCCAAGATTGGTGCTCCTTTTGCTGCTATTGCATTATGGATGTTAGGTGCCACTACATACAATCATCGTATGTGGTTGGCTCCTGCATCTTCAGGTATGCCATTCGGTTTCGGTATGgttttaatttattattcacTAAACAATTACATTATTGATTGTTATGTGCAATATGCATCTTCAGCATTGGCTACTAAGGTTTTCTTAAGATCAGCCGGTGGTGCCGCATTCCCATTATTTACTACTCAAATGTATCACAAGCTAGGTTTACATTGGGCTTCATGGTTATTGGCTTTCATTTGTACTGCTATGATCGCACTACCATTTGCATTTTCATATTATGGGAAAGAGTTAAGACATAAGTTGTCTAAATTCgattattcaattgacGCAATTGAAGATTAG